Proteins found in one Canis aureus isolate CA01 chromosome 19, VMU_Caureus_v.1.0, whole genome shotgun sequence genomic segment:
- the PTGER1 gene encoding prostaglandin E2 receptor EP1 subtype: MSLCGPLNLSLAGEATPCAEPGAPNASAWPPSGRASASPALPIFSMTLGAVSNVLALALLAQAAGRLRRRRSAATFLLFVASLLATDLAGHVIPGALVLRLYAAGRSPAGGACHFLGGCMVFFGLCPLLLGCGMAVERCVGVTRPLLHAARVSAARARLALAVLAALALAVALLPLARVGRYELQYPGTWCFIGLRPAGGWRQALLAGLFAGLGLAALLAALVCNTLSGLALLRARWRRRRSRRRPQACGPDGRRHWGARAPRSASASSSSSVASVPGGSPGRGSARRARAHDVEMVGQLVGIMVVSCICWSPLLVLVVLAVGGWGSSSLQRPLFLAVRLASWNQILDPWVYILLRQAVLRQLLRLLPPRPGAKGSPAGLALTRSAWEASSLRSSRHSSLSHL, encoded by the exons ATGAGTCTCTGCGGGCCCCTCAACCTGAGCCTGGCCGGGGAGGCGACCCCGTGTGCGGAGCCCGGGGCTCCCAACGCGTCGGCTTGGCCGCCGTCCGGCCGGGCGAGCGCGTCGCCGGCGCTGCCCATCTTCTCCATGACCCTGGGCGCCGTGTCCAACGTGCTGGCGCTGGCGCTGCTGGCGCAGGCCGCGGGCCGCCTGCGCCGCCGCCGCTCGGCCGCCACCTTCCTGCTGTTCGTCGCCAGCCTCCTGGCCACCGACCTGGCGGGCCACGTCATCCCGGGGGCGCTGGTGCTGCGCCTGTACGCGGCGGGCCGCTCGCCGGCCGGCGGCGCCTGCCACTTCCTGGGCGGCTGCATGGTCTTCTTCGGCCTGTGCCCGCTGCTGCTCGGCTGCGGCATGGCCGTGGAGCGCTGCGTGGGCGTCACGCGGCCGCTGCTGCACGCGGCGCGCGTCTCGGCGGCCCGCGCGCGCCTGGCCCTGGCCGTGCTGGCCGCGCTGGCCTTGGCGGTGGCGCTGCTGCCGCTGGCGCGCGTGGGCCGCTACGAGCTGCAGTACCCGGGCACGTGGTGCTTCATCGGCCTGCGCCCGGCGGGCGGCTGGCGCCAGGCGCTGCTCGCCGGCCTCTTCGCCGGCCTCGGCCTGGCCGCGCTGCTCGCCGCGCTCGTGTGCAACACGCTCAGCGGCCTGGCCTTGCTGCGCGCCCGCTGGCGCCGCCGCCGCTCTCGACGGCGTCCTCAGGCCTGCGGCCCCGACGGCCGCCGTCACTGGGGGGCGCGCGCGCCCCGCTCGGCCTCCGCCTCGTCCTCCTCGTCCGTCGCTTCGGTCCCCGGCGGTTCCCCGGGCCGGGGCTCCGCGCGCAGAGCCCGCGCCCACGATGTGGAGATGGTGGGCCAGCTCGTGGGCATCATGGTGGTGTCGTGCATCTGCTGGAGCCCGCTGCTG GTGTTAGTGGTGCTGGCTGTCGGGGGCTGGggctccagctccctgcagcGGCCGCTGTTTTTGGCTGTGCGCCTCGCTTCATGGAACCAGATCCTGGACCCCTGGGTGTACATCCTGCTGCGCCAGGCGGTGCTGCGCCAACTGCTTCGCCTCCTGCCCCCGAGGCCCGGCGCCAAGGGCAGCCCGGCGGGGCTGGCCCTAACCAGGAGCGCCTGGGAGGCCAGCTCGCTGCGCAGCTCCAGGCACAGCAGCCTCAGCCACCTCTAG